The Cyprinus carpio isolate SPL01 chromosome B19, ASM1834038v1, whole genome shotgun sequence DNA window ATGCTTGGTTGGAGCTGGTGTTGTTTGAAATGTAATTGAAATATTTAGAATATACTAAACGCACTGGTTTGAATTGTTTTAGACTTTTATTAAAGCATTTACCTTTTCTTGAGATCCCTTGTGAATAAATCACTTATAATTTATACTTTGCATGTTTATACTGGTATATATTGGAATTTTGTACTGAATGTATACTAATACATTGGAATATATGCAACCAGAATGATCATACTTCATAAACTGCTCCAATGGATTTTTGCAAGCTGCTATAAAAGTGTCAAGTTAATTCATTGTATGTATGCAATAGCCTTTCCTGAATGACATCCCCAAACAGACTCCTAGTGAGTTTACAGCTTTAATGGTTTAACCGTCCAGTGCATTTCAAGTGACAGAGTCACGGCTGGATGGACTCAGCTTCCTGCAAAGCCCAATTATTCTGAATCATTTCACTAAAGGGGCCTGATCTAGCGTGCGCACCAAGGGCAAATAAGGCAACGTGGGTCCGTATAAATGGCATCTTGCTGCATTAAGTACCCATCCCTGCACCTCATATCAGACCAATTCAAGCTCTTAGATGCAATAACCACCCACCTAACGCCCCTTCCACACCCCCTTTCCCCCCACCCTATTCTGTGCCTTCCAAATAAATACGAACTTTTGTGCCGATACGAACTTCcttattgtcttcatgtttttTTCCTCACACAGATTGGAGAGTGTTCAGCACTTTATCTGATTCAGGAACAGCTATTCCTCCAAATGGAATAAAGAGGGAATATTGGCAGCCAATGGAGAGCCTATGAAAAGGGGGCTTTAGTTAACTGATCGAGGTGAGCTACGAATCGTCAAACTGATCTGACATGATGGAGTTGACCGTGTCCTTCTTCGTTTCATTGTTGGTTTACATCTTGACCTTCTTGCTTGGACTTCCTGCCAATCTCCTTGTTCTTTTCGTGTACATCCGTAAGGCTCGAAAACACGGTGCCACCCCCAATGTAGTCTACGCTCTAAACCTGTGTGTGGCAAACCTGGCTCTAGTGTCGTGGATGCCAGTCAAAGTGGCCGAGACGCTCCAAGGTTGGTCGCTTCCAGCTGCGGTTTGTCCCATTTTCAGCTTCTTTCTGTTTTCTTCGGTCTACGGTAGTAGTTTGATCCTCACAGCAGTCGTCGTGGGCCGTTATCTGAGCATCGCCTATCCCATAACTTACAAACTATACCGCCGGGCCCATACCTCTTGCCTGGTGAGCGCATTCTTGTGGCTTTTAGTGCTTGTACACTTGGGTTTTGCTTATATTGCTGAAGGAGGGGGCCATTTTGTGTCTTTATCAGAGGAGAATATCTCGGCATGCTATGAAAACTTCACAGAGGAGCAGTTGGAAGTGCTGGTGCCATTACGCCTGGAGATGGCACTGCTGCTCTTCCTGGTGCCACTTGTTTTGTCAGCATTCTGCACACTGCGCTGCCTTGTGCTTGTCAGACACTCAGCTTTGCCCTCTGTTGGGAAAAGAAGGGTGTTAGCCATTGCACTCTCCACTTTAGTAGTATTTGTGGTATGTTATTTACCCTACAATGTTTCCCACGTGGTGGGCTTTGTCTTGTACACTAATGTGGAGTGGAGAAGTGAAGCCATGCTTTCCTGCTCCTGCAACGTATTTCTTGAGCCCGTGGTCATGTTGATGCTTTCGCCGTGGACGCCGAGGGATTTGGTGGACAGATTGTGCCGCAAATAAAGGAACATGTCATGCAAGTCCTGGCATCAGAATCACTGCAACAGGGTTTCCAGGAACCCTCAAACCACAAGGACACAAGCTGCATCAATAATAAGCCATGGTGAATGTAAAGATGACAAAGCAAAAGCAAACAAAGCAGACACGTCCATAAAAGTGACGGCAAGACACTCATGGAAATAAATGAGATgttgactttgaacatggaattATTTTAACTTGTGAGTGTAAGTCACCCAATCATATTTAGGGGAAGGATATGAGCTGAGAGATAATGTTTTGGTGGTTATTAAAGATATTGGATGAGAgtgcatgtttttattatattttataagacaTTAGCTGTTTACACACAGCTGTCCCTTTTCGCTTATGTTTGCTTCTGTAtaatatgattacatttttagtgattttaacctaaaatataaatagtagaaagttattattataatgactaaaatttgtaaaatagcATCTAGTGGATCTTCTAAACACAAGGGAAGATCTATAGTAGATTTGAAGctgttttatgtatatttattctgtgaaacagTTTTTCTCTAACTATTGTAATAGTTgtactataaaatgtataatgtgaatgtgtaaaatgtttgacATGGGCactgtattgtaaatataaattaaaatgctcTTACATTATTCAGGACTGTTTCATTTTCCTGGTGCAGTTTTTGTGTATGGAAATTATGAAGTGATGCAgcatgtattataataaatatatataaatatatttgtatgcgCACACTGTTAAATGTTGCATGTACACACAAAAGTCGCTGCAGGACCGCAATGATTTCCAGAAATTCTTGATATccttaatatcattaaaaaaattctccTTACAATAATTTCGGGCCTCACGTCCatacgagaaaaaaaaagagaaaacaaaacaaaagttcttTATTTTCACATTGACTAAGTGTGGACAATACCCATGTGATGGTTTGTGGTTTGCAAAGAAGCACTTCCCAGGAAAGATTTGAGAACTGATAAACATGCATGCTAAAAGTTACTATTTAAAATGAGATGGAAGCCTAAGCCATAACCTGAAGAGTTATGGTGAgtatttaaaagtcttaaaatttatttagatgtttttgaaattatGTTGGACTGTAATACACCTGTTATACTTATTTATTGTggttaaaaactataaaaaacagaaCTGGTGAGTAATTTTTACAAAACATCTCCAAAGTGTAATAGGCTTTCTTGGAATAACATTGTTATAAGGTtctgaatatgtatttttatttaaaactataacatGATAGCAGTGCAACAATGTTGCCTGCTGATTTGCACATTTTGCTTTCACATTAACTTTCTccattcattgtttgtttttagtcTATATGCATCAGaatttgacatttaattattaaaaatacctaAACCTGATTGTATGAAGATcagaattaacattttgaattatctaatttaatttatgtttttgattgGCACAGTTAATTGTTTTGTATCATACAGCATTTTTTCAAAAAGCTCTAAGCTATCAGCAGTTTGATCACGGCACATATGTGATGGATGAGATGATGGAATCAATATGAAGTAATTTAATGCAGAAGCCAATTAAGGTTTagccaaaagaaagaaaaagtattcTAAATAATGTTTATGCTGCTCTTGCCATACTAGCAGTTCATAATATTCACATCTGTACAACTataaaagggaaagaaaaaatgctatttttctaGATTTGGAGTACAGATAATGTTAAGTAACTTCATGGTGTTTTGTGTCACTTTGGAGCTAGACAAATTCACTAAGACCATCAAACATAGGAAGAACTGCACAACAGtgcttaaaaatgtttgtgtgtgtgtggggggggggtgtatacaggtttgtaacgaaATGAgactgaataataataactatcCGTTTATTTCACCTCCAGACTTTAAGTAATTGTGCTTTTCGCTGATCATATAGAATGTAGACCGTCTGGTTATTTGTATTTTCAATTAGcttttgtactgaaaaaaaacaaaaacaaaaaaacagttgctCAATTCtaaacatattttcataatatgACAGAATGCAAATCATACTACAGTTTACTTTATCTATGCCATCTGGAGTATATTACGGAAGCACATTGCAAAAGAGCCAATGATTTGATCGAGACTACAAATAATAGAGAGAAATACCTATTGGTAAGTTCCAAATAAAACCGCTTATGTTTTTAGTATCTTTAAGAACTTTTTTCTAGTAATTTTTttcatagtattaaaaaaatctaagagAATGATCTCAAAACTGTGTGTTTATACAGGTGCTGTTTTAAGAACTCCAGGGTTGTTTTCTACAGTAAAGTGAAAAACTTCATCACAGGCTGACAACAATGTCAGAAGATTTGACAGTGTTTCTCGCCATATACATCATCGCATTCTTGATTGGTTTTCCTAACACAGTGCTGGCGTTCTGCTTGTGTATTCGCAAGATTCACAGTAAACCTATTCCCATTGACATATTCATGTTGAACCTCGCTGCTTCTGACCTCGTCTTCCTCACCTTCTTGCCTTTAAAGATGAAAGAGGATGCAGATAACATGGTTTGGAAAATGCCCGAGGCTCTGTGCCGCTTCAGTGTGCTCATGTTCTTTCTTCCTCTTTATTCCAGCAGCCTGTTCTTGGCAGCAATTAGTGCTGAGCGCTATGTGTGTGCAGCATTTCCAGTGAGGTATAAAAGTCCAAAAAGAATCGTTTACACAACAGTTATATGTGTTGTCACCTGGGTGATTATTGCAGTAGCTTCAGTATTTGCTTACAAGGCAGCATTTTTAGATTCTAATGAAGCGGACAACACCACTAATAATCACTCTCTGAAGGCACCTCAGAGCTGTTACATAAACTTCACATCAAAACAGCTGACAGAACTGCTCCCAGTGCGTTTCGGGATAGCAGTGGGGTTTTTCCTTCTACCCCTCCTTATCTGCTGCTTCTGTTACATCAGTTTAATTCGTATTTTGATGAAGTGTCCTATCTTCAAGCGACAGCGTAAACTCCGGGTGGTTGGACTGGTTGTGGGGACTCTCCTTGTGTTTGCCATTAGTTTTGCACCCTACAATGCATCACATGTAGTAGGCTtcatcaaaaaagaaaatccaGATTGGCGCATGAAAGCTTTAATGCTGAGCACTTTAAACACATGTTTTGATCctattatatttttctgtatcTCTAAGGATATGAGAAGGGCCATCAAAGTATGTGCAAAGGCCTTGTGCAGTTTTATGCCTATTTGATGCATTTTCAATTGATTCAGTCACACAAAAGAAATGTCCAAAGACATATAACCTACACTTAGGGTGTACACATTTGTAATGGTAGGCTATATGAGCAGTAAAGGATCCTATACCTTGGAAAAATATGACTGAAATAACTGACCTGTGAGCATCACACCGATCTTTGTGACCTTGTTTCAGGATATCTGTTGAAATTAATTTCACTTGACAAGATATGTTCAGTCGCCCTGCAAGGTCACAGACAACAGTAGCACATCTTTTAGATAGTTTTTTTCTAGTATGAtgacataatatattattagtaaataaataataacttatcTTGCTTTCATTTAACATAAAGGTGTATATAAAACATCCaagtgtatttataaaaatatttagttattatttaattaatataaattgtcTTAATGTCTGCTGTgatgtttaatatgaaaataaacgcAATTTGCTCATAttgaatgtgtgttttatatgcaTGCTCACTTTATAGCGTACAGACCACACAAAATGAACTCTTTAAAACGCCTCAGCCTTTTTCTTACCTTCACAACTTATGCTGGAGTGATGCGCGATGACTAGTGGGTAAATTTCCAGCTTCACTTCCTGTGAGTCTATGGTCGAAGTTCCCAAAGTTGTCGGAACTGTTAGGCTAGTCATATGAATCAATTCATAAATGAATCACAAACATTACAAGCTTGCGGCACCTGCTGTTCAAAAAGGTGCAATGCAACAAAAAATGCTCTCACCTTTTACAAACCaatttgcaaatgttttcaaGGAAGTGTTATCTATTAAATTTAATCTTCAAATAATGAAATCATGATGATTCTGTAAATGTGTTCTTTTGACGTTCAAACGAAAGTGAgcgttctgtcatcatttgctcatcctTATGACGTTCCaatcactttctttcttctgtggaacataaaataacttatttttgagaaaTGCCTCAGTAGTTAtctacagtaggcctatgtttcGCAATATTGTGTTTTTCAGAAGAAAGAAGTTATAGTACAGGTTTACAAGAACATATGGCCTAAGTAAATTacaaaagaattttcattttagggttgAACTATCGATTTAAGCTATGGCAATAGAGCAATACTTCCTGTTCCTAGAACCCATTTCCTGCGGACTGTAATTAAATGCCACTGAATCAGCTTACCAAGTTCACTAAGTTTACCTGAAAATTACAGCCAGGTGTGGAACTAAACTCCGCAGGAAGTCGATTCTTCAGGAGTAGGAATGAGTAACCATGAACTACAGCAAATAGGCTCTTTGGTGGaagttgtaaaatgtaattttaattagtCTCATGATCATTTTATAAATAGCACATAGATGTTTTAACTTTAGAACCAATATAGCCTTTATTTAGttgattatattttgttgtatcaaattaaattgtattattcattttttaaaaatcctttatcTAGAGTTCATTGGCTGAAAAGGATTCACCAgacaaacacattataaaaagATCCAACATAAATATAGCAAATTTTCATTCTAGATTTTAGTAAATATTGACTTCAATAGCTTCAGGAATAAAATTTGAATGATACACAAATAAGCTTATACTCAACCATTGCATAATACCTGAATCCTTACTAATTAATAAAGAATttccatgtacacacacacacacacacacacacacacacacacacacacacacacacacacacacacacacacacacacacacacacacacacacacaagacaaacaCTTGCTTCTTATCTTTCCAGTATGTTTCATATGACAAGATAGTGTTATTGGGGGCCTCATATACCCCATATAGAGCAGTTACGACAACTTCCTGTGTTCTTCTCACTGACTGTTCCCAAGGTTGCCAAGAGACATTGTTTGATGAGCCTCAGTGTTGCAGATTATGCTCTGAATTGATTAAATTTCCGCTGTTTTGAGTCATTGCACCCATCACATAGTCTAATCACACTTTCAGAATGTCTAGGACAGAGGTGAAAGAAGCTCGCGGATACTTTGTGTGAAACTGGGAAGACACAAAATGCTGAGGATCCTTATTTTTCTACATTGAGaaggtcagtatttttattttatttattctacttTTCAAACAGAGAATATTTTTGTAACACCAGGCATGTGTTTAAAAGcttgattttttaaatgattttttttttttgtcatataaagATCATATTAAAACTATATTGGAAACTTTTCCAATGcttctaaaaaattattttgctgtttttcaaaTGCCCTTTATGTATTGATCTCATTGTTTTACACTTGTCCCAAAGCAGATGTTCAATCATAAAATATGACAATCCATTATGAAATGGACTTTCGGTAGTACTACTATtatttaacatcttaaatgatgtgtgaaaatattgtttaatattctaTAATTAGGATACATAAAATACAAGTTTTGAAGACATTCATCATTCTGCATTCATTTGCAGAATAAGAAAAGCTAGTTAAAGCTGATTAAAAAGTTAAAGCTTGTAAAAAGGTAATTAAATTAGTGAGAGGTCACAAAGCCACAAAGCCAAGAATGTCATAGAAATATCttatgaaaacactttttttctcatatattATGGCATGCATTATGCATTGCTCTTTGGATTTGCTCTACATTGGTTAAAACCATTACTTTAGAATTCTCTACATgatcattttattcaaaaagggTTATTAAAGGTTTTTCATCATTATTAACCTCTGACAACAGCAAGAGCAAAGCTGTATTCCTTATTGACTTCTGCTGTTTCGGTTCTCTGCACAGTGTTTCTAGCACCTGTTGACCATCTGTGAGGTACGGACTAATGGCCGAGTTAAACTACCAGCTTCTCTTATCAGTCTACATCCTCACCTTCCTGATCGGCCTTCCCGCCAACATCCTGGCGTTCTTTACCTTCCTTCGAAAGGTTCAACGCAAGCCAACCCCCATCGACATTCTCCTGCTAAACCTGACAATATCTGACCTCATCTTCCTCGCGGTCCTGCCGTTCAAGATGAAGGAGGCCACTGACAATTTGAACTGGAGCCTGCCATATTACCTGTGCCCCATTAGCAGTTTCCTCTTCTTCTCCACCATCTACACCAGCACGTTATTTCTGACCGCGATTAGCATAGAGCGCTACCTAGGTGTTGCGTTTCCAATCCGATACGCTCTAGGCCGCCGACCACGCAACGCTGTGATTGCAAGCTGCTTCCTCTGGCTTCTGGGATCTCTTAACCTCAGCATCGTGTACATTGTGCCATACATACCCTCAAGTGATAATTCGAGCTACAGCAAGCTGCAACCCAATCCTCACCTGAGAATTTGCTACGATAATTTCACCGTAGAACAGCTGAACATTCTACTTCCTGCTCGTCTGGAGCTTTTTCTCGTGCTTTTCTGTATACCCCTCCTCATCTGCTGCTTCTGCTACATAAACTTCATACGAATCCTCTCCAATCTGCCTCATCTCGGACGACGCCGTAGACTCAGGGCCATTGGGTTGGCGATGGGGACGCTGTTGGTTTTCACCGTCTGTTTTAGCCCATATAA harbors:
- the si:dkey-211g8.7 gene encoding free fatty acid receptor 3, producing the protein MSEDLTVFLAIYIIAFLIGFPNTVLAFCLCIRKIHSKPIPIDIFMLNLAASDLVFLTFLPLKMKEDADNMVWKMPEALCRFSVLMFFLPLYSSSLFLAAISAERYVCAAFPVRYKSPKRIVYTTVICVVTWVIIAVASVFAYKAAFLDSNEADNTTNNHSLKAPQSCYINFTSKQLTELLPVRFGIAVGFFLLPLLICCFCYISLIRILMKCPIFKRQRKLRVVGLVVGTLLVFAISFAPYNASHVVGFIKKENPDWRMKALMLSTLNTCFDPIIFFCISKDMRRAIKVCAKALCSFMPI
- the si:dkey-211g8.6 gene encoding free fatty acid receptor 3 encodes the protein MAELNYQLLLSVYILTFLIGLPANILAFFTFLRKVQRKPTPIDILLLNLTISDLIFLAVLPFKMKEATDNLNWSLPYYLCPISSFLFFSTIYTSTLFLTAISIERYLGVAFPIRYALGRRPRNAVIASCFLWLLGSLNLSIVYIVPYIPSSDNSSYSKLQPNPHLRICYDNFTVEQLNILLPARLELFLVLFCIPLLICCFCYINFIRILSNLPHLGRRRRLRAIGLAMGTLLVFTVCFSPYNVSHVVGFIHGNSEWWRHFALISSTLNACLDPIIFYFSSAAVRSAIRSCVNGLKEKIHIVECRSCCSAGPSKAEAYKETNPPFDLK
- the LOC109111872 gene encoding free fatty acid receptor 3, yielding MMELTVSFFVSLLVYILTFLLGLPANLLVLFVYIRKARKHGATPNVVYALNLCVANLALVSWMPVKVAETLQGWSLPAAVCPIFSFFLFSSVYGSSLILTAVVVGRYLSIAYPITYKLYRRAHTSCLVSAFLWLLVLVHLGFAYIAEGGGHFVSLSEENISACYENFTEEQLEVLVPLRLEMALLLFLVPLVLSAFCTLRCLVLVRHSALPSVGKRRVLAIALSTLVVFVVCYLPYNVSHVVGFVLYTNVEWRSEAMLSCSCNVFLEPVVMLMLSPWTPRDLVDRLCRK